The DNA region AAGCGATGACGGTGTTAAGAACTATAATTGGTTCTTAGTAGATGATCGGTTTCCTTTAGAGAGTAGGTGTCTTAGGCTGTGAACACCTATAGGTTCAGCCGATGATTGAACTTCCCACTTGAGCTGCATGTCTGAAAAGAGTAGGACATGCCGTTAACGCACGTTAAGCGTCCAAAGTGCCTGCTACTGCAGGAATTAGGGTGGTACCGCCGATGAAATCGGTCCCTTGTTAGGGATGGATTTTTTTTATTGTGAAAAATCATGTACTGAAAAACGAAAGGAGTCCTAATGAAAGAACAGCTGGAAGCAATTAAAATCAAAGTCGTAAGAAATCTGGACAACATAGCGAACCTTAAGGCACTAGAAGAGGTCCGCGTTAACATACTGGGGAAAAAAGGAGAATTAACATCCATTCTAAAAGGTATGAAAGATGTTGCGCCAGAAGATCGTCCTACAATAGGCGCCCTAGTCAATGAGGTAAGAACGGACATCGAAGCAGCTCTAGAAAATGCTAAGAACAATCTAGCGTCAAAAGCCAGAGAACAACAACTTAAAGAAGAGGTCATTGACGTGACCATGCCTTCTAACAAAAAAGTTCTAGGACATCGTCATCCTATGCACATTGTCCTTGAAGATTTGAAAAACATATTTATTGGGATGGGCTATCAGATTGCAAAAGGCCCGGAAATTGAAGAGGACTATTATAATTTTAAAGCATTAAATATTCCGGAAGATCATCCTGCAAGAGACGAACAGGATACCTTTTATATTGATAAGAATTTTGTTCTTAGAACGTCGACATCACCAACACAAGTACATGTCATGGAACATGAAAAACCGCCTATTCGTGTCATAGCTCCAGGAAGGGTATACCGTTCAGATGAAGTTGATGCAACCCATTCACCTATGTTTCATCAGGTAGAAGGCTTGGTTATAGATGAGAACATTACGATGGCAGATCTTAAGGGAGCTTTGGCGGAATTTGTCAAAGAGCTATATGGGGAAGATGCTAAAGTGCGTTTTAGACCCCATTATTTTCCTTTTACGGAGCCCAGTGCTGAGGTAGATGTATCTTGTTTTAAATGTGGTGGTACAGGTTGTAATATATGTAAAGGATCCGGATGGATTGAAATCCTTGGCTGTGGCATGGTGCATCCAAAAGTGCTTGAGATGTCTGGCATAGATCCTACCAAATACAGCGGATTTGCCTTTGGTATGGGTCTTGAGCGTATAACGATGTTAAGGTATGGCATTGAAGATCTGAGACTTTTTTATGAAAATGATATTCGATTTTTAAAGCAGTTTTAATGAGGTGGACAGAAAGGAGTAGCAGACTATGAATGTATCAATGAATTGGTTAAAAGAATATGTGACAATAGATAATGATGTACAGACATTTGCGGACAAGATGACCATGTCCGGTTCGAATGTAGATCGTATAGAAAAAAAAGGAGAAGCCATTACAGATGTTGTCATCGGTAAGGTTCTAGAAATTGTAAAACATCCGGATGCAGATAAATTAGTTGTAACCCAAGTGGATGTGGGAGAAAAAACCATTCAGATTGTAACGGGTGCTGAAAATATGAAGGTTGGAGACTTAGTGCCGGTAGCCCTTCCGGGCGCAAATCTTGCAGAAGGCTTGAAAATCAAGGAAGGTCGGCTTAGAGGCATAGCTTCTAACGGTATGATGTGCTCAGTAGAAGAATTGGGTCTGGATCCGGAGCATTTCCCGGATGCACCTGAACACGGCATCTATATTATAAAAGGTGATTACCCACTGGGTAGTGATGCAAAGCCTGTTTTTGGACTGGATGATGCTATTATTGAATTTGAGATTACATCGAACCGTCCGGACTGTTTTAGTTTGCTTGGGATTGCAAGAGAAGCAGCAGCAACCGTAGATGCAGATTTTCACTATCCGGAAATTCATTTTAATGAAGTGGCGGGTGATATCAACCAACATGCTTCTGTAGAAGTCATTGCAACCGATCTATGTCCCAGATTTGTAGCAAAAGTTTTAGTGGATGTGGACATAAAGCCTTCACCAAAATGGATGCAAGACAGGTTAAGATCTGTAGGTATACGACCCATCAATAACTTAGTAGATATAACTAACTTTGTCATGGTTGAAATGGGCCAACCCATGCATGCTTATGACCTTGAAGAGTTGATTCATGGGAAAATTATTGTAAGGCGTGCCAAAGACAAAGAAAAAATGATGACCCTTGATGGTGAAGAAAGAGAATTAGATGATACCATGCTTGTCATAGCAGGGGAAGAAGAAGTCATTGGCGTAGCAGGTGTTATGGGTGGTGAAGGTTCTAAAGTCAAAGACCATACCGGAATGATTTTACTTGAGGCAGCCAACTTTGACCCAGCCAGTATTCGGAAAACCTCAAAAAAAATAGGTCTAAGAACGGATGCATCCACAAAATTCGAAAAACATCTTGATCCAAATACAGCCTTGATTGCTATGGAACGTGCCTGTCAATTGGCAGAGATGATAGGTGCCGGTCGAGTTATGGCAGGCATTATTGATGTGAATAACAGCAAAAGAGAGCCTAACAAGGTGGCCTATAATGTTGGAAATATAAACCGACTTTTAGGAACGGATATTTCAGAAGAAGAAATGGTAGGTTATTTCAAACGTTTGGAGTTTGTGGTTAACGAAGAACAAAAAGAAATTTTGGCACCTACATTTAGAGCCGATATCGAATGTGAAGCGGACTTGGCTGAAGAAGTGGCAAGGCTATATGGTTATGACCTTCTACCAACAACCCTTGCAACCGGGACACCTACAGTCGGTAAAAAGAATTTTACTCAAAGAATGGAAGACCTAACAAGACAGATTATGGAAGATTGCAGTCTCAATGAAGCGATGACCTATTCTTTTGAGTCACCGAAAGTATATGATAAGTTAAAGCTTGAATTAGATAGCCCACTTAGAGTCGCGGTGAAGATTGATAACCCGCTTGGAGAAGATTTTAGTGTCATGCGTACATCAACGGTTAATGGCATGTTACAAGCCCTATCCAATAATTATGCCAAAAGAAATGAAAAGGTTGGCTTATATGAAATCGGCACCATCTATGAACCAAAGGCCATCCCTCTTAAAGAATTGCCTAAAGAGTCTCAGAAGTTAACCATTGGTATGTATGGTGACTGTGATTTTTTCAAGCTTAAAGGAATTCTGGAAACTTTGTTTGAAGCTTTTAATTGTCTTGACTTGGCAAAATGGGATCCTAATTTAGATGTATCCTACCTTCACCCGGGACGAAAAGCTAAAGTCTTATTAAAAAACAAAGATATCGGTTATATTGGTGAGGTGCATCCGGATGTTTTGGATGCATACGATATTCATGATAAGGCTTATATTGCGGTCATTGATATGAAAGATCTGATTGATGAAGCGACACTTGACCATAAATACACACCAGTTCCTAGGTATCCGGCAGTTAACAGAGACTTGGCTATGTTGGTAAAAGAAGAAATATTGGTTGGCACGATTGAAGAGGTCATCCGAAGATACTCCGGAAAAATACTCGAAAAATTAGAGTTATTTGATGTCTATAAAGGTAAGCAGATTGAAGCAGGATACAAATCTGTGGCATACGCCCTATCCTTTAGAGCGGCAGACCATACTTTACAGGAAAAAGAAATTAGCAAAACCATGGAAAAAATTCTGAAGGGTCTGGAAAATGAACTCGGAGCTACCTTAAGAAAATAGACTATATTGACTAGCTTTTTTAAAGAAACCCCTTTATAATAATGAGTGACATCATTATAAAGGGGTTTCTTATGATAATAGAAAAGTACTTGGGTATAGAAAAAATAAATAACTTTAAAAAAAGAAGCTATTTCATGGTTTTGATTTCTTTTTTGTTGATTTTTATGAACATGACGGATATAAACAGTAAGGCAGTAAATTCTAATCTAGATACCTTAAGAATTGGCTTAGTTACTCAGTTTAAAGATCAGGATCAGATACAAGTGTTTAATAAGTCAATTGTGCCAGGATTCCATAGTAATGATACATGGATACCGGAATCTACAGTTTTCTCTAAGAGCCAGATGTTTTCTTTCATGCCTTCAACTGGGACATATCTTGTTTCAGAAGAGGTTTTTGAAGATTATGAAAGGGCTCAGTCAAAGGCAGATCAATTAAAGACAGATGGCTTTGCGGTATATCCCGGTTTAGTAGACGTCAACACATGGAAAATCTATGTTGAAACAGGGGATATTCAAGAGACACTAGATCATATACATACACTCTATGATATAGAATTCGTAGAGGCACCTTATAACAGTGAACGCTTAATCATGACTTTTGACCAGACTCAAGGTATAATTTTTGATAACAGTCAAGATAGAGTAGCTGCCATCGGAAGCAATGACAAAATAGGCGATGCCACGGTCATGAACCTTGGAAAAGCGACGTATCGAGGTAAAATCGAAATAGGAAGGTACGGAAAAGAAAAACTTCAAGCGGTTAACATCGTTAATTTGGAAGACTATCTCTATAGTGTTGTTGTTTCGGAAATCTATGCATCATGGCCGATAGAAAGCATTAAGGCACAAGCCGTTGCGGCCCGTACCTTTGCCACCTATTATGTTACAGTTGCAAACAAATTCCCAAACGCGCCTTATGATTTGGATGATACAGTAAATTCGCAAGTATATAAAGGTTATGGTGTTGAAGACAAACGTGTAACGGTTGCAGTAGATGACACGAAGGGAAAAATGATCTATTATGATGGTTCCGTCATACCGGCGTATTTCTTCTCAACCAGCGGTGGGCGAACAGAAGCCAGTGAATATGTTTGGACAGCTTCTGTACCATATTTAAAAAGTATGCCGGATCTTTATGAAACAGAGCCGGCAAGAGCGCCTTGGGTCAAGACCTATACACCGGTTGAAATTGAAAATGAATTGATGAAAAGAGACATAGCAGTAGGCACAGTCCTAGATCTTGAAGTGATGGGTTATACAGAAGCAGGTAGAGTCCTTGAATTAAATGTAATTGGAAGTAGTAGTGCTTATATTCTACGCAAAGAGACCATGCGCCAATGGTTGGGTATGGATAGTCGTAAATTCACCTTAATAAAACCGAAAGATGTACCATTTTTTAAACACTCGGTAATCTCAGGGAAAGATTATGTTGGTGTTGTGGATTACAATAATGCTTATGTTATTAATGGAAGTGGAAGATCAGAAAGATTACTTGGTCAGAAGGAACAAGTTATTGTCATGAGCGCTGATAATATTATAAATCAACCGATGATATCAGGGGGAGCTGGGAAATTTATCTTGGCTGGAGTTGGTTATGGGCATGGTGTCGGCATGAGTCAATCCGGGGCAAAAGGGATGGCACTGGCAGGTTATACTTATACGGATATATTGGAATATTATTATAAAGGTGTTGAAGTAAAATAAAGGGCGCTGTCTTAGAACAACTATTCTCTGATTTTAGTTCTAGGCTATAATCGTAGATATAACACACAGCTTTTCCTTGCCTTACACTTCGTACGGTCAGCGGAAAACCTGTGTATCACATCTACTCGGTAATAGGTCGTCATTTCGTCAATAAAAAGCACTGCTCAATCATCCTTCCTTTTTTGCATCCATGTAAAAATGAAGGACGTTCTACATCCATGTAGAACTGTGATTGATCAGCGCTTTTTCTTTCCTCATTCGGTTTCGCGATAGTAAAAATTTTCTACGCTCAAAAGTAGCCAATAATCTCGTAATCAGCCAACATCGACCATGAAGTTCCTGGAAGCAGTGTGTATGATGGAGTTAGTCTGCATGGATGCAGACCGCCGACTTTTGGTGCAGGACGCACCAACTGGAGGCCGTAGTCATACATACTGTGGAAGGGTTTTCTTGGGACCATCTTTAAAACCGCATTCATTTTATACTCAGTTTATACTAGG from Petrocella atlantisensis includes:
- the pheS gene encoding phenylalanine--tRNA ligase subunit alpha translates to MKEQLEAIKIKVVRNLDNIANLKALEEVRVNILGKKGELTSILKGMKDVAPEDRPTIGALVNEVRTDIEAALENAKNNLASKAREQQLKEEVIDVTMPSNKKVLGHRHPMHIVLEDLKNIFIGMGYQIAKGPEIEEDYYNFKALNIPEDHPARDEQDTFYIDKNFVLRTSTSPTQVHVMEHEKPPIRVIAPGRVYRSDEVDATHSPMFHQVEGLVIDENITMADLKGALAEFVKELYGEDAKVRFRPHYFPFTEPSAEVDVSCFKCGGTGCNICKGSGWIEILGCGMVHPKVLEMSGIDPTKYSGFAFGMGLERITMLRYGIEDLRLFYENDIRFLKQF
- the pheT gene encoding phenylalanine--tRNA ligase subunit beta, which gives rise to MNVSMNWLKEYVTIDNDVQTFADKMTMSGSNVDRIEKKGEAITDVVIGKVLEIVKHPDADKLVVTQVDVGEKTIQIVTGAENMKVGDLVPVALPGANLAEGLKIKEGRLRGIASNGMMCSVEELGLDPEHFPDAPEHGIYIIKGDYPLGSDAKPVFGLDDAIIEFEITSNRPDCFSLLGIAREAAATVDADFHYPEIHFNEVAGDINQHASVEVIATDLCPRFVAKVLVDVDIKPSPKWMQDRLRSVGIRPINNLVDITNFVMVEMGQPMHAYDLEELIHGKIIVRRAKDKEKMMTLDGEERELDDTMLVIAGEEEVIGVAGVMGGEGSKVKDHTGMILLEAANFDPASIRKTSKKIGLRTDASTKFEKHLDPNTALIAMERACQLAEMIGAGRVMAGIIDVNNSKREPNKVAYNVGNINRLLGTDISEEEMVGYFKRLEFVVNEEQKEILAPTFRADIECEADLAEEVARLYGYDLLPTTLATGTPTVGKKNFTQRMEDLTRQIMEDCSLNEAMTYSFESPKVYDKLKLELDSPLRVAVKIDNPLGEDFSVMRTSTVNGMLQALSNNYAKRNEKVGLYEIGTIYEPKAIPLKELPKESQKLTIGMYGDCDFFKLKGILETLFEAFNCLDLAKWDPNLDVSYLHPGRKAKVLLKNKDIGYIGEVHPDVLDAYDIHDKAYIAVIDMKDLIDEATLDHKYTPVPRYPAVNRDLAMLVKEEILVGTIEEVIRRYSGKILEKLELFDVYKGKQIEAGYKSVAYALSFRAADHTLQEKEISKTMEKILKGLENELGATLRK
- a CDS encoding SpoIID/LytB domain-containing protein, yielding MIIEKYLGIEKINNFKKRSYFMVLISFLLIFMNMTDINSKAVNSNLDTLRIGLVTQFKDQDQIQVFNKSIVPGFHSNDTWIPESTVFSKSQMFSFMPSTGTYLVSEEVFEDYERAQSKADQLKTDGFAVYPGLVDVNTWKIYVETGDIQETLDHIHTLYDIEFVEAPYNSERLIMTFDQTQGIIFDNSQDRVAAIGSNDKIGDATVMNLGKATYRGKIEIGRYGKEKLQAVNIVNLEDYLYSVVVSEIYASWPIESIKAQAVAARTFATYYVTVANKFPNAPYDLDDTVNSQVYKGYGVEDKRVTVAVDDTKGKMIYYDGSVIPAYFFSTSGGRTEASEYVWTASVPYLKSMPDLYETEPARAPWVKTYTPVEIENELMKRDIAVGTVLDLEVMGYTEAGRVLELNVIGSSSAYILRKETMRQWLGMDSRKFTLIKPKDVPFFKHSVISGKDYVGVVDYNNAYVINGSGRSERLLGQKEQVIVMSADNIINQPMISGGAGKFILAGVGYGHGVGMSQSGAKGMALAGYTYTDILEYYYKGVEVK